A single genomic interval of Rhizobium leguminosarum bv. trifolii WSM1325 harbors:
- a CDS encoding putative signal transduction histidine kinase (PFAM: ATP-binding region ATPase domain protein~SMART: ATP-binding region ATPase domain protein~KEGG: rec:RHECIAT_CH0001813 probable two-component sensor histidine kinase protein), producing the protein MNWLRRWNARSLASQFFIAGGLISIAAMFVVGFFVSHLIEEAVIHNSGAATALYVDSVIAPLLPDMQTESLLDEASAQALDETLGQGALGKRLVSFKLWRSDGTILYSNEKELVGRKFAVSDKLQRAFAGSLVARYEIASDPESDNERALGKPLMEIYNPVLQPWSGQAVAVLEFYETAEGLGDSLAHARLRSWGAVAALTATFFLVLSVLVFRGSRTIEAQRKDLNERVTELSALLAENRGLQRRLQRASQRAAALNETYLRSIGADLHDGPAQHIAYASLRLDSDVLINASTQPEAREKELAWIRSSLAEAMTEIRNICSGLVLPQIEKSSITEIVTRVVDAHRHKTESHVETIVDEDGPDLPPAVKICIYRFVQEALNNAYRHGGGVQQAVRAVSHKGHVRVEVSDRGDGFDPTEVRPTSLGLVGLRERIDSLGGSFDIKTGEGGTTVTMIFEPMEVGE; encoded by the coding sequence ATGAATTGGCTTCGCCGCTGGAATGCCCGCTCGCTCGCCTCCCAGTTCTTCATCGCGGGTGGGCTCATATCGATCGCCGCCATGTTCGTGGTGGGTTTTTTTGTAAGCCACCTGATAGAGGAGGCCGTCATCCACAACTCAGGCGCAGCGACGGCGCTTTATGTGGACAGCGTGATCGCGCCGCTACTTCCCGATATGCAAACAGAGTCATTGCTGGATGAAGCGAGTGCTCAAGCTCTGGACGAGACACTCGGTCAGGGCGCGCTCGGCAAGCGCCTTGTTTCGTTCAAGCTGTGGCGAAGCGACGGCACCATCCTCTACTCGAACGAGAAGGAGCTGGTGGGCAGGAAGTTTGCGGTAAGCGACAAGCTGCAGAGGGCATTCGCAGGATCTCTCGTCGCGCGCTACGAGATTGCCAGCGATCCGGAAAGCGACAACGAGCGCGCGCTCGGCAAGCCGCTGATGGAGATCTATAATCCTGTGCTCCAGCCATGGTCCGGACAGGCGGTCGCCGTCCTTGAGTTCTACGAGACAGCAGAAGGACTGGGCGATAGTCTGGCGCATGCCAGGCTCCGGAGCTGGGGCGCCGTCGCCGCTCTGACGGCGACCTTTTTCCTTGTTCTCTCCGTTCTGGTGTTCCGGGGTAGCCGCACGATCGAGGCGCAGCGCAAGGATCTCAACGAACGCGTCACCGAACTGTCTGCGCTGCTGGCGGAAAACCGTGGACTCCAGCGTCGTCTGCAGCGCGCCTCCCAGCGGGCGGCAGCGCTGAACGAAACATATTTGCGCAGCATCGGTGCAGATCTGCATGATGGTCCAGCCCAGCACATTGCCTATGCCTCACTGCGCCTGGACAGCGACGTGTTGATCAATGCCTCCACCCAGCCCGAAGCGCGCGAAAAGGAGCTTGCCTGGATACGTTCGAGCCTTGCCGAGGCGATGACGGAAATCCGCAATATCTGCAGTGGGCTGGTGCTTCCGCAGATCGAAAAATCCTCAATCACCGAGATCGTCACGCGGGTCGTCGACGCGCATCGGCACAAGACCGAAAGCCATGTCGAAACGATTGTCGACGAAGATGGACCGGACCTTCCTCCCGCCGTGAAAATCTGTATCTATCGCTTCGTTCAAGAAGCCTTGAACAACGCTTATCGCCACGGCGGCGGCGTTCAGCAGGCGGTCAGGGCCGTCTCGCACAAGGGTCATGTCCGTGTCGAGGTCAGCGATCGCGGCGACGGCTTCGATCCGACGGAGGTGAGGCCAACGAGCCTTGGCCTCGTTGGGTTGCGGGAGCGCATCGACAGCCTGGGAGGATCCTTCGACATCAAGACAGGCGAAGGAGGAACGACCGTGACCATGATCTTCGAGCCAATGGAAGTGGGAGAGTAG
- a CDS encoding conserved hypothetical protein (KEGG: rec:RHECIAT_CH0001814 hypothetical protein), which translates to MNQSHRSRVNDACNASVFALVIVLAALLYVFGAAISGDTVGLTQSIRGAEVFDTRNVP; encoded by the coding sequence ATGAACCAGAGTCATAGATCCCGAGTGAATGACGCCTGTAATGCGTCCGTCTTCGCACTAGTCATCGTTCTGGCCGCCCTTCTCTACGTCTTCGGTGCAGCCATATCAGGCGACACCGTCGGGTTGACCCAAAGCATAAGAGGCGCCGAGGTGTTCGACACCAGGAATGTGCCCTGA
- a CDS encoding ubiquinone/menaquinone biosynthesis methyltransferase protein (KEGG: ret:RHE_CH01736 ubiquinone/menaquinone biosynthesis methyltransferase protein), translating to MISMDFEGSDDRAASVASLQPFEEGVAEFYDSYLVPILFEPYASEMAIVAER from the coding sequence ATGATTTCCATGGACTTCGAAGGCAGCGACGACCGCGCCGCATCTGTCGCTTCTCTCCAGCCGTTCGAGGAAGGCGTCGCCGAATTTTACGATAGCTATCTCGTGCCGATTCTCTTCGAGCCCTATGCCTCGGAGATGGCGATCGTCGCCGAGCGCTAG
- a CDS encoding conserved hypothetical protein (KEGG: rec:RHECIAT_CH0001816 hypothetical protein) — protein sequence MARSNRREAGRRRLAMRLPHMRTLIMAACDPLQLELFEAYQMAVEARDTLRGRPSNSNLVREYDETCFEIEQHVIRAMQEPSYTQRTS from the coding sequence ATGGCACGATCCAACCGCCGGGAAGCTGGGCGCCGGCGCCTGGCGATGCGTTTGCCGCATATGCGGACGCTGATCATGGCAGCGTGCGACCCGTTGCAGCTCGAGCTCTTCGAGGCCTACCAGATGGCAGTCGAAGCGCGCGACACACTTCGAGGACGACCATCCAATTCGAACCTCGTACGGGAATACGACGAGACCTGCTTCGAGATCGAGCAGCACGTCATCCGCGCGATGCAAGAACCTTCCTACACGCAGCGCACGAGCTGA
- a CDS encoding protein of unknown function DUF1236 (PFAM: protein of unknown function DUF1236~KEGG: ret:RHE_CH01737 hypothetical protein), whose amino-acid sequence MISKLIVGAATAATLMSGVAFAQSSTVNGAAGGAITGAIVGGPVGAAVGGVAGAVVGTAIDPPPQKVITYVREAPAPSARVVMKEKVVVGQPLPETVVVTPIPDDPTYAYAVVNDERVIVEPSSRKVIQVIK is encoded by the coding sequence ATGATCTCCAAGCTTATCGTCGGTGCGGCCACTGCCGCGACCCTCATGTCGGGCGTCGCATTCGCCCAGTCCTCGACCGTCAACGGTGCGGCCGGTGGCGCGATCACTGGGGCGATCGTCGGCGGCCCCGTCGGCGCTGCTGTCGGCGGCGTTGCCGGCGCAGTCGTGGGTACGGCGATCGATCCGCCGCCGCAAAAGGTCATCACCTATGTCCGCGAGGCGCCGGCACCATCGGCGCGCGTGGTCATGAAGGAGAAGGTTGTCGTCGGCCAGCCCCTGCCGGAGACGGTTGTCGTGACGCCTATTCCGGATGACCCGACCTATGCTTACGCGGTCGTCAATGATGAACGTGTCATCGTCGAACCGTCGTCCCGCAAGGTGATCCAGGTTATCAAGTGA
- a CDS encoding BA14K family protein (PFAM: BA14K family protein~KEGG: rec:RHECIAT_CH0001819 hypothetical protein), with product MKAIASVAFGILSSVGVCVAAASFASYVVADSEPHAFKELAAPDLWTTTPAKVDPRQQHYERIAPLYSSYVTEASASMASAARPDSARPPAELQTPQPRLSASHLSWCANRYRSFDPATNSYRAYSGETRECASPFRRTVAEAGEGVGTKVNAQAVARCAARYNSYRPEDNTYQPWEGPRRSCDMSDLVATSN from the coding sequence ATGAAAGCCATCGCATCGGTTGCCTTTGGCATCTTAAGCTCGGTCGGGGTCTGCGTCGCTGCCGCATCTTTCGCATCCTATGTCGTGGCGGATTCCGAGCCTCACGCCTTCAAGGAGCTCGCAGCGCCCGATCTATGGACGACGACGCCGGCGAAAGTCGATCCTCGGCAGCAGCACTATGAACGAATTGCGCCTCTCTATTCCAGCTATGTGACCGAGGCGTCGGCCAGCATGGCGTCAGCGGCGAGGCCGGATTCGGCTCGCCCGCCAGCCGAACTTCAGACCCCGCAGCCCAGACTTTCGGCCTCGCATCTTAGCTGGTGTGCAAACCGCTACCGCTCTTTCGATCCCGCGACCAACAGCTATCGGGCCTATAGCGGCGAGACTCGCGAATGCGCTTCGCCGTTCCGGCGGACTGTCGCGGAGGCCGGTGAAGGCGTCGGTACGAAAGTGAATGCACAGGCGGTAGCCCGGTGCGCCGCTCGCTACAACTCGTATCGACCGGAAGACAATACGTATCAACCATGGGAAGGACCGCGGCGCAGCTGTGACATGTCGGATCTCGTTGCGACGAGCAATTGA
- a CDS encoding conserved hypothetical protein (KEGG: rec:RHECIAT_CH0001820 hypothetical protein) yields MATALITEIQQAQTRLPLLSRADRGTLIVRILRELKTHRREVLGHVPAEHCVWIDRLIASVSSTISEIANMQDAEFHRVLNEFEKLIATLDDISHAEKRSKTIH; encoded by the coding sequence ATGGCGACGGCGCTGATAACGGAAATCCAGCAGGCACAGACAAGGCTTCCGCTCTTGAGCCGAGCGGACAGGGGAACCCTTATCGTTCGCATCCTCCGCGAGTTGAAGACGCATCGTCGGGAGGTTCTCGGACATGTGCCGGCCGAGCACTGTGTTTGGATCGACAGGCTGATTGCGTCCGTGTCCTCGACGATATCGGAAATCGCCAACATGCAGGACGCCGAGTTCCATCGGGTCTTGAACGAGTTCGAAAAGCTGATTGCGACGCTCGATGACATTTCGCATGCCGAGAAGCGATCGAAGACAATTCACTGA